The genomic interval AATGATCATGGGGGATGCGGAATGAAAAAACACACGATCGCAGTAATCGTTAACGATCAGCCCGGCGTTCTACAGCGCGTATCTGGTTTGTTCGGACGCCGCGGCTTCAACATTGAAAGCATAACGGTTGGTTCCAGTGAAGAAGCAGGCTTGTCGCGTATGGTCATCGTCACTTCTGGTGATGATCATACGCTCGAGCAAGTAACGAAGCAGCTTTATAAGCTGATTGACGTTATTAAGGTCATTGATCTTAGCTCAAATCCAATGGTTGGCCGCGAGCTTGCACTCATTAAAGTGAATGCAGAGCC from Paenibacillus sp. FSL K6-3182 carries:
- the ilvN gene encoding acetolactate synthase small subunit; translated protein: MKKHTIAVIVNDQPGVLQRVSGLFGRRGFNIESITVGSSEEAGLSRMVIVTSGDDHTLEQVTKQLYKLIDVIKVIDLSSNPMVGRELALIKVNAEPASRPEILGVVETFRAAVVDIGTHSLMVQVVGDTEKIDAMVELLKPYGIRELSRTGVTALNRGNSK